GACATTCATGGGTCGAATGCGAGCCATTGGTGGAGCCGAGGCGTGCGACTTGGACGAGGTCGAAGCGGATTTGTGCGCGCTCGCAAAGCAGCGCGATTTCATGCGACCGCGTCGTGGTTCGGGAGCTCGGTATTCCAAGACGATGACGCGCAAGGAAATGCTTTCTGCGCATGGGTTGATCGCAAAATCGCTCGAGGCATTCCAGATGGCAGCCGATGCAGATTTGGCCGCGCTGCTTCAGGACGAGCTCGGGGCGCTGCTCGATGCTTATCAAAAGCGGAAAGCCGAAACGGGGGGACTCGATTTCGATGATTTGCTCACGCGTGCGCGAGACCTCGTGCGCGACGTGGATGAAGTTCGGCGCGCGTTTCAAGCTCGATATCGTTATATTTTCGTGGACGAATTCCAAGATACCGATCCACTGCAGGCCGAAATTTTGATGTTGCTATCCGCCAGCGATGGATCGGTCAAATCTTATCGCGATGTAAATCCCGTCCCGGGAAAACTTTTTCTCGTGGGGGATCCCAAGCAAGCGATTTATCGCTTCAGGCGCGCGGATTTATCCATTTACGAGGAAATCAAGCAATTGCTCGTCGCCCAAGGCGCGCGTTTCGTGGAATTGACGACCAGTTTTCGAGCGATTCCGACCATTCAAAAACTCGTCAATCACGCGTTTTCCCGCGTCATGACGGGGGATCCGCACGTGCTCGAAGCCCGGTATTCGCCCCTTGCGCCAGCGCGAGACGACATTGCCGGACAACCTGCCATCGTCGCGCTGCCGGTGCCGGAACCTCATGGGAAACAGCGCCTCACGGTCGCGGCGGTCGAAGAGAGCACGCCCGCGGCAGTTGGCGCGTTTCTCGATTGGTTACTTCATGAAAGTGGCTGGAGGGTGACCGAACGGGATCGACGTGGCGAATTGGTTCCCGTCGCGCCCCGGCACGTATGTCTGCTTTTTCGGCGATTCGAAAGCCACGGAGAAGACGTCACGCGCACGTACGTCGAAGCTTTGGATGCGCGCGGAATCCCGCATGTGCTCGTGGGCGGTAAATCATTTTTTGCTCGAGAAGAGGTCGAAACGATGCTCGCGGCATTACGAGCCATCGAACGTCCGGACGACGAGCTTGCGGTATTTGCCACGCTGCGCGGGTCCCTTTTTGCGATCGGCGACGAAGCGCTCCTCGAATATCGCCATTTGCATGGGAAATTGAATCCCAAACAAATTCCGGAAGGAATTCATTCGCCGAATCTCGCGCCCATCAAAGCCGCCTTGACGCTGCTCGGAAAGCTATCGGACGAACGCAATACGAGGCCCATTGAAAGCACCGTGACGGCACTTTGCGATGCAACGCGAGCGCACGTGGGGTTTGCCCTGAGGCCGTCGGGCGAACGCGCATTGGCGAACGTGCTTCATATCGCGGAACTTGGTCGAGCCTACGAGGCATCGGGGGGCACTTCATTTCGAGCTTTCGTCGAACACTTGGAGGAGGACGCAGCGCGCGGAAGGTCGCCTGAAGCGCCGATCCTCGAAGAAGGCGGCGATGGCGTGCGAATCATGACGGCTCATCGCGCCAAGGGATTGGAATTTCCGGTCGTCGTTTTGGCAGACATCACGGCGCGACTCGGTGCGCAAGCGACAAACCGATTTGTCGATTCGGCGCGTGGTCTCTGTGCATTGCGCCTCGGGGGCCTGGCGCCGTGGGATTTGGTCGAGCACGAAGAATTGGAAGCGAAGCGAGACGAAGCGGAAGGCGTGCGACTCGTTTATGTTGCGGCGACGCGTGCGCGTGATTTGCTCATCGTTCCGGCCGTCGGCGATGATCCGCAATTTCCGCCGGCATCATGGGTGGGGCCCATTCATCGAAGCATTGCACCAGCGCCGGCAGCGAATCCCGTGGCCAAAGAAGTACCTGGTTGTCCGCCATTTGGCGAAGATACGGTGCTCGCGCGTCCGGTCGGAATGGGACCGACGCAGCGGACGGTTCGTCCCGGCAGTTACCGTTTGCCCGAAACTTCGGCGCCGAATGAATCGCACGAGGTAGTTTGGTGGGACGTACGGCTTTTGGATATCGAACGAGAGCCGGCATTCGGAGTTCGTCGCGAAGATTTGTTGCGCAAAGATGCGCCCGTGGGTGCGGTCGAAGAGGACCTCGAGCGATATCGGCAATGGGCGCGAGAAAAACCAACCGATCGTGAACGTGCGGCAAAACCACGGCACATCATGC
This genomic window from Polyangiaceae bacterium contains:
- a CDS encoding UvrD-helicase domain-containing protein, with translation MKSQALGLEQEAFADAEARELIRTALDETMVVEAAAGTGKTTELVHRMVAVLAEGRAEVEEIVAVTFTEKAAGELALRLRSGIERARRAATGDTQRSNLERALAHLEEARISTIHGFCADLLRERPVEAGVDPAFRVMTEAESDRRYAEGFGRYLDDILAHPTEGVRRLLRRRDHGPGAIERLRRAGYDLMTWRHFTARWRRPAFDRRSAIESIVRQLDEFAKLSDHAIALQDPLYRDTAPARTFMGRMRAIGGAEACDLDEVEADLCALAKQRDFMRPRRGSGARYSKTMTRKEMLSAHGLIAKSLEAFQMAADADLAALLQDELGALLDAYQKRKAETGGLDFDDLLTRARDLVRDVDEVRRAFQARYRYIFVDEFQDTDPLQAEILMLLSASDGSVKSYRDVNPVPGKLFLVGDPKQAIYRFRRADLSIYEEIKQLLVAQGARFVELTTSFRAIPTIQKLVNHAFSRVMTGDPHVLEARYSPLAPARDDIAGQPAIVALPVPEPHGKQRLTVAAVEESTPAAVGAFLDWLLHESGWRVTERDRRGELVPVAPRHVCLLFRRFESHGEDVTRTYVEALDARGIPHVLVGGKSFFAREEVETMLAALRAIERPDDELAVFATLRGSLFAIGDEALLEYRHLHGKLNPKQIPEGIHSPNLAPIKAALTLLGKLSDERNTRPIESTVTALCDATRAHVGFALRPSGERALANVLHIAELGRAYEASGGTSFRAFVEHLEEDAARGRSPEAPILEEGGDGVRIMTAHRAKGLEFPVVVLADITARLGAQATNRFVDSARGLCALRLGGLAPWDLVEHEELEAKRDEAEGVRLVYVAATRARDLLIVPAVGDDPQFPPASWVGPIHRSIAPAPAANPVAKEVPGCPPFGEDTVLARPVGMGPTQRTVRPGSYRLPETSAPNESHEVVWWDVRLLDIEREPAFGVRREDLLRKDAPVGAVEEDLERYRQWAREKPTDRERAAKPRHIMQTVTERAEAMLDEAPDVTILEVPREPDRPTGSRFGEIVHATLSQVSLSSDRATIEAAAALTARLFGGADEEGKAAARAVEAALGHPILVRAKEAEARGECRRETPLSLMTDDGTLIEGIVDLAFREKNGWTVVDFKTDRVIVRARPVYARQVFLYAQAITRATGEPCEAVLLRV